Proteins from a genomic interval of Oceanibaculum indicum P24:
- a CDS encoding ketopantoate reductase family protein, whose amino-acid sequence MKIAILGAGAMGSVYGAILARAGDNDVWLVDRWKEHIDAIRANGLKVTGASGDWLSPSKATTDPAEVGMCELVIVATKTRDIESALTGARPMIGPETLVLSIQNGLGAYDILVKTVSKDRLLLGIAGGFGATIPTPGHVHHNGFEIVKIGATVPDAQPAAETVAKLWAEAGFRAEAAPDIQSMIWSKLICNVTYSAVCGITGLTIGQVMETPEAWRVASSCASEAFAVARARGIALSFDDPVAYVHKFGSAIPGAKPSLLLDRLAGRQGEIDFLNGAVADEGAKLGVPTPTNAIVAGLVRAMEAHDMRPASHKN is encoded by the coding sequence ATGAAGATCGCCATTCTGGGCGCCGGGGCCATGGGCTCCGTCTATGGCGCCATCCTGGCCCGCGCCGGCGACAATGATGTCTGGCTGGTGGACCGCTGGAAGGAGCATATCGACGCGATCCGCGCCAACGGGCTGAAGGTCACCGGGGCCAGCGGCGACTGGCTGTCGCCCTCCAAGGCGACCACCGATCCGGCGGAGGTCGGGATGTGCGAACTGGTGATCGTCGCCACCAAGACCCGCGACATCGAATCGGCGCTGACCGGGGCCAGGCCGATGATCGGCCCGGAAACGCTCGTGCTCTCCATCCAGAACGGCCTCGGTGCCTACGACATTCTGGTGAAGACCGTATCCAAGGACCGGCTGCTGCTGGGCATCGCCGGCGGTTTCGGCGCCACCATCCCCACTCCCGGCCATGTGCATCATAACGGCTTCGAGATCGTGAAGATCGGCGCCACCGTGCCCGACGCGCAGCCCGCCGCCGAGACCGTCGCCAAACTCTGGGCCGAGGCCGGCTTCCGCGCCGAGGCCGCCCCTGACATCCAGTCGATGATCTGGTCTAAGCTGATCTGCAACGTCACCTACAGCGCGGTGTGCGGCATCACCGGCCTGACCATCGGCCAGGTGATGGAGACGCCGGAAGCCTGGCGTGTGGCCTCATCCTGCGCGTCGGAGGCGTTCGCCGTCGCCAGGGCGCGCGGTATTGCCCTCAGCTTCGACGATCCGGTCGCCTATGTGCACAAGTTCGGTTCCGCCATTCCCGGCGCAAAGCCCTCGCTGCTGCTGGACCGGCTGGCCGGCCGGCAGGGCGAGATCGACTTCCTGAACGGCGCGGTCGCCGACGAAGGCGCCAAGCTGGGCGTGCCGACCCCGACCAATGCCATCGTCGCCGGCCTGGTTCGCGCCATGGAAGCGCACGACATGCGCCCGGCCTCCCACAAGAACTGA